The nucleotide window ATGAGGAAGTAGACGACCGCGGCGGTGATCACGAACGTCAGGGCGGCGCTGAGTACGGAGCCCCACAGGATGTAGATGCCGTCGCTGAAGGCACCCGTCTTGGGATCCTTGGCGCAGGTCGCGGTCAGGCAGGACTGGTAATGATCGAGGTTCTGCGATCCGAGCGCACCCACGAGGGGGTTGATGATCCCCTTCACCACCGCGTTGACGATGTTCGTGAAGGCCGCACCGACGACCACCGCGACCGCGAGTTCGATGACGTTGCCGCGCATCAGGAATTCCTTGAATCCCTGCAGGACGCCCTTGCTCTCGCTCACCAGACAGCCTCATTCCTTGCTCATTACACACGGTGCACCAACACTCAGCACCGCAACTTACGTCAGGGCAGGGCGGAGGTGTCCAGTCCTGCCGCGCCGGCCGGTGACCGGCGACCGCGTCGGCGCGGATCCGGCGGAGGGTCTCGCTCCTGCCGTCCCGGTGGGCGGATGCCGCCCCACCGGTGCGGTGGGCGTGCCCACAGGGGCAGGCAGCAGCTGCCCTGCCACTCGCAGAAGTGTCACGTGACCCGGGGGCCGAAGCCACTCGATCTTGGAGCATGATCACCGCCCTCCCACGGCCGCCGCCGAAGGACAGCCGGCGGCGGGAGCGGCTCGTACGGCGCCGTACGACGCGCCGCCGGCCAGTAACGCCGCGGCCGTCGCCAGGCCGGCGGCCAGCACGCGCCGCCGCGCGGTCCGGCCCAGCCGGGCCCGGCCGCCGCCGGCCCGCACCGGCGGGAAGTGCGGCACCTCACACGGCGGGGGAGCGGGAAGCGGAGGAGAGAGGAGCCCGGGGTCGGCCAGGGGCGGCGAAGGGAGTCCCGGGTCGGTCAGGGGAGGGGAGAGGAGTCCGGGCCCGGTCAGGGGAGGGGAAGCGGACGGGGTACGGGGCATCTGGGCACCGCCTGTGGTGAGGGGTTCGGAGAACCGGCGATCACCACCGTGCCGGAGTCCGCGCCGGCCCGCTCCAGGCTGTGTACGACCCCGCCCCTGTGGACAACTCGGCCACCCCGAAGGGTGAGGCCGCGCGGGATCACGGCAGCTGGATGCCCAGATCCCAGCCCGCGTGGGCGTCGGTGCACAGGCAGCTGCGGGCGGCGTTGTCGGGGAGGGCGGCGACCGCGTCGAAGAGGACCTCGCGCAGCCGGTCGACGTTCTGCGCGAAGACCCGGAACACCTCCTCGTGGGAGACGCCATGGCCGGTCTCGGTCCCCGCGTCCAGGTCGGTGACCAGCGTCAACGACGTGTAACACAGGCTCAGTTCGCGGGCCAGTACGGCCTCGGGGTGCCCGGTCATACCCACCACCGACCAGCCCTGCGCGGCGTGCCAGCGCGATTCGGCGCGGGTCGAGAAGCGGGGGCCCTCGACGACGACGAGGGTGCCGCCGTCCACCGGCTCCCAGTCCCGGCCACGGGCCGCCGCGAGGGCGGCCTCCCGCCCGGCGGGGCAGTACGGGTCGGCGAAGGTCAGATGGACGACATTGGGGGTGCTGCCGTCCGGCAGGGTCTCCCCGTCGAAGTAGGTCTGGGTCCGGGCCTTGGTGCGGTCCACGAGCTGGTCGGGCACCAGCAGCGTGCCGGGGCCGTACTCGGGGCGCAGCCCGCCGACCGCGCACGGGCCGAGGACCTGGCGCACGCCGAGCGAGCGCAGCGCCCACATGTTGGCCCGGTAGTTGATGCGGTGCGGCGGGAGATGGTGGCCGCGGCCGTGCCGGGGCAGGAACGCCACCTGGCGGCCGGCGATCTTCCCCAGGAAGACCGAGTCGCTGGGGGCCCCATAGGGGGTGTCCACCGCGACCTCGGACACGTCGTCGAGGAACGAGTAGAACCCCGAGCCGCCGATTACACCAATCTCCGCGTCA belongs to Streptomyces sp. NBC_01454 and includes:
- a CDS encoding S-methyl-5'-thioadenosine phosphorylase → MADAEIGVIGGSGFYSFLDDVSEVAVDTPYGAPSDSVFLGKIAGRQVAFLPRHGRGHHLPPHRINYRANMWALRSLGVRQVLGPCAVGGLRPEYGPGTLLVPDQLVDRTKARTQTYFDGETLPDGSTPNVVHLTFADPYCPAGREAALAAARGRDWEPVDGGTLVVVEGPRFSTRAESRWHAAQGWSVVGMTGHPEAVLARELSLCYTSLTLVTDLDAGTETGHGVSHEEVFRVFAQNVDRLREVLFDAVAALPDNAARSCLCTDAHAGWDLGIQLP
- the mscL gene encoding large conductance mechanosensitive channel protein MscL — protein: MSESKGVLQGFKEFLMRGNVIELAVAVVVGAAFTNIVNAVVKGIINPLVGALGSQNLDHYQSCLTATCAKDPKTGAFSDGIYILWGSVLSAALTFVITAAVVYFLMILPINKWKERQMFRKPVEDAPLGPTEIELLTEIRDALIAQRTGGTSMSSGTIGTQKTHE